From a single Granulicella aggregans genomic region:
- the aroF gene encoding 3-deoxy-7-phosphoheptulonate synthase, producing the protein MIVAMQDQASDEAIQNVIERMVELGFNVHRTTGSVQTILAGVGTPSHFDVAEFKVLEGVYDAYRISSPYKLAGRNFRPEGTRITFPNGVVVGGDEIVLMAGPCSVENRDQILTSARQVAAAGAQFLRGGAFKPRSSPYSFQGLGLEGLKLLREVADETGLLVITEVMEISQIDVMLPYIDCFQVGARNMQNFNLLRELGYVRKPVLMKRGISATIEEVLLSAEYILSGGNYDLMLCERGIRTFETYTRNTMDVSAVPVLKKLTHLPVFADPSHGVGIRDLVPPMALASVAAGADGLLMEMHPNPDKAMSDGAQSLRPEQLTELVKKLKQLAPVVGRTIAEGVPALQK; encoded by the coding sequence ATGATCGTAGCGATGCAGGACCAGGCTTCCGATGAAGCCATTCAAAATGTGATCGAGCGTATGGTAGAGCTCGGGTTCAACGTCCACCGCACCACCGGCTCGGTGCAGACCATCCTCGCCGGCGTCGGCACACCCAGCCACTTCGACGTGGCCGAGTTCAAGGTGCTCGAGGGCGTCTACGACGCCTATCGCATCTCCTCACCCTACAAGCTCGCCGGTCGCAACTTCCGCCCCGAAGGCACACGCATCACCTTCCCCAACGGCGTCGTCGTCGGTGGCGACGAGATCGTCCTCATGGCTGGCCCCTGCTCGGTCGAGAACCGCGACCAGATCCTCACCTCCGCCCGCCAGGTCGCCGCAGCCGGTGCCCAGTTCCTCCGCGGCGGAGCCTTCAAGCCGCGCAGCTCGCCGTACAGCTTCCAGGGCCTCGGCCTTGAAGGCCTCAAGCTGCTGCGCGAGGTCGCCGATGAGACCGGCCTCCTCGTCATCACCGAGGTCATGGAGATCTCGCAGATCGACGTCATGCTCCCCTACATCGACTGCTTCCAGGTCGGCGCGCGCAACATGCAGAACTTCAACCTTCTGCGCGAGCTTGGCTACGTCCGCAAACCGGTGCTGATGAAGCGCGGCATATCCGCAACCATCGAAGAGGTCCTTCTCTCCGCCGAGTACATCCTCTCCGGCGGCAACTACGACCTCATGCTCTGCGAGCGCGGCATCCGCACCTTCGAGACCTACACCCGCAACACCATGGACGTCTCGGCCGTCCCCGTCCTCAAGAAGCTCACCCACCTGCCCGTCTTCGCCGACCCCTCACACGGCGTAGGCATCCGTGACCTCGTGCCACCCATGGCGCTGGCCTCTGTCGCCGCCGGTGCCGACGGCCTCCTGATGGAGATGCACCCCAACCCCGACAAAGCCATGTCCGACGGCGCACAATCCCTCCGCCCAGAGCAGTTGACGGAGCTGGTAAAGAAGTTGAAACAGCTAGCGCCGGTAGTGGGAAGAACCATCGCGGAGGGCGTTCCCGCGCTCCAGAAATAG
- a CDS encoding antitoxin VbhA family protein: protein MAVITEEEKLRRRQSNEDAIGTLAMEGLSLDAPTLALMRRFEEGELDREELSAAVRSRVASLHARMSSAGLVDAIVGAA, encoded by the coding sequence ATGGCCGTAATTACTGAAGAAGAAAAGCTTCGCCGCCGCCAATCGAACGAAGACGCCATCGGCACCCTCGCGATGGAGGGATTGTCTCTGGACGCTCCTACGCTCGCGCTGATGCGTCGATTCGAAGAGGGCGAGTTGGATCGCGAAGAGCTTTCTGCTGCGGTACGGTCGCGCGTTGCCAGCCTCCACGCCCGGATGTCATCTGCCGGTTTAGTAGACGCTATCGTTGGCGCGGCCTGA
- a CDS encoding Fic/DOC family protein yields MSSGFTNDPHSELGNACPRNLFKLTNYADLHALEAPLVFTRIGEMRDRGVTGDFDTAHLLDIHKYLFQDVFPWAGELRVVDISKGNTNFGPAMQIGSALHELFNKLAKEKLLTNLNTLSFITRAAFYLGEINAIHPFREGNGRSQREFIRPLALHAGHPLSWSLVGTGFTQQQMIDASILSHTQGDNTQLAAIIEAALFSRRASKSSSE; encoded by the coding sequence GTGAGTTCCGGATTCACAAACGATCCGCACTCGGAACTCGGCAATGCGTGTCCGCGCAACCTCTTCAAGCTTACGAACTACGCTGACCTTCACGCCCTCGAAGCTCCTCTCGTTTTTACTCGAATCGGCGAGATGAGAGATCGCGGAGTCACCGGCGACTTCGACACAGCCCATCTCCTCGACATCCACAAATACCTCTTCCAGGACGTCTTCCCCTGGGCCGGCGAGCTGCGAGTCGTCGACATCTCGAAAGGCAACACCAACTTCGGCCCCGCTATGCAAATCGGTAGCGCGCTTCATGAGCTCTTCAACAAGCTCGCGAAAGAGAAGCTGCTCACAAATCTCAACACACTATCCTTCATCACACGAGCCGCCTTCTATCTCGGCGAGATAAATGCCATCCATCCCTTCCGCGAAGGCAACGGCCGCAGCCAGCGCGAGTTCATCCGCCCGCTCGCCCTGCACGCAGGCCACCCGCTCTCGTGGTCGCTGGTCGGGACGGGCTTCACCCAGCAGCAGATGATCGATGCCTCCATCCTCTCCCACACTCAAGGCGACAACACCCAGCTTGCTGCCATAATCGAAGCTGCGCTGTTCTCCAGGCGCGCGAGTAAATCTTCAAGCGAATGA
- a CDS encoding prephenate dehydrogenase, with translation MIERIVIIGTGLIGASVGLALRQAGFVGSISGFDASGAELAAALENGAIDTVLHSRAETLAACESADLIVLAVPVLAILDWMHLLAPVLKLGQLVTDVGSTKLQITEAATRLFAGKQSATFLPGHPMAGKESGGAALAEATLFQNAMWLFTPPTNHEPSAIEQEWRTWVAKFGARTLNLDAAHHDELCAWVSHLPQMLSTALAALLEDTFGNDPARRAEIDAIGGRALREMTRLGASPYSMWRDVALSNTDPVAATLLALEQRLQHIRENLKTPELREEFLLANKFREAR, from the coding sequence ATGATCGAGCGGATCGTCATTATCGGGACTGGACTGATCGGTGCATCAGTGGGTCTCGCCCTGCGTCAGGCCGGATTCGTCGGCTCCATCTCAGGCTTCGACGCCAGCGGAGCCGAGCTGGCTGCGGCACTCGAAAATGGCGCGATCGACACCGTCCTGCATAGCCGCGCCGAGACGCTGGCCGCCTGTGAGAGCGCCGACCTCATCGTCCTCGCCGTCCCCGTGCTCGCCATCCTCGACTGGATGCACCTCCTCGCTCCCGTGCTGAAGCTCGGCCAGCTCGTCACCGACGTAGGCAGCACAAAACTCCAGATCACCGAAGCCGCCACACGGCTCTTCGCAGGCAAGCAGTCAGCGACCTTTCTCCCCGGCCACCCCATGGCCGGCAAGGAATCTGGCGGCGCGGCGCTCGCCGAGGCCACACTCTTCCAAAATGCAATGTGGCTCTTCACCCCGCCCACAAACCACGAGCCTTCAGCCATCGAACAGGAATGGCGTACCTGGGTCGCGAAGTTCGGCGCACGCACGCTCAACCTCGACGCCGCCCATCACGATGAGCTCTGCGCGTGGGTCAGCCATCTCCCACAGATGCTCTCCACCGCTCTCGCCGCGCTGCTTGAAGACACCTTCGGCAACGATCCCGCGCGGCGCGCCGAGATCGACGCCATCGGCGGTCGCGCGTTACGCGAGATGACGCGCCTTGGCGCAAGCCCCTACAGCATGTGGCGCGACGTCGCTCTCTCGAACACCGATCCCGTTGCCGCAACCCTGCTCGCGCTCGAACAGCGCCTCCAGCACATCCGCGAGAACCTCAAGACCCCCGAGCTGCGCGAAGAATTCCTTCTAGCCAACAAGTTCCGCGAAGCCCGATAA
- a CDS encoding ribosomal maturation YjgA family protein, whose amino-acid sequence MPSASNSRRSAYVALLILTIVLGLVLRRVPMGLPYVIVKYGGSMLWAAMVYWVVALLAPAWSALTTAIFAAVVAALVEFFKLYHESVLDAFRRTLAGQLLLGRYFSWWDIVAYLVAIALVYRLDRGFVRRGGA is encoded by the coding sequence ATGCCATCTGCATCCAACTCCCGCCGCTCCGCCTATGTTGCGTTGCTCATCCTGACCATTGTTCTCGGGCTGGTGCTGCGGCGCGTGCCGATGGGGCTGCCTTACGTGATCGTGAAGTATGGCGGATCGATGCTGTGGGCAGCGATGGTGTATTGGGTCGTTGCTTTGCTTGCGCCTGCGTGGAGCGCGCTGACAACGGCGATATTTGCGGCGGTGGTTGCGGCTTTGGTGGAGTTCTTCAAGCTGTATCACGAGTCGGTGCTGGATGCGTTCAGGCGGACGCTGGCGGGACAGTTGTTGCTGGGACGGTATTTCTCTTGGTGGGATATTGTTGCGTATCTTGTGGCGATTGCGCTGGTGTATAGGCTGGATCGTGGGTTTGTTCGGCGGGGCGGGGCTTAG
- the ilvA gene encoding threonine ammonia-lyase — protein MITEATSISLDDVLAARERLRGSIYYSPCPHSVMLSAQTGQEIYLKLENLQMTGSFKERGALNRIAMLTPEQAGRGVIAASAGNHAQGVAYHATKRGIRALIVMPLATPLVKVTATRGFGAEVLLYGANYDEACEEATRLAAEQNLTFIHPFDDPAVMAGQGTIGLELLEQIPELEAVVVPIGGGGLIGGIACAIKQSKPSVRVIGVQTARLPSMQIAIEQGHPVTIDPSTTIADGIAVRRAGDVNFPVVQQYVDEIVTVDEDEIASSILVLLEREKTLAEGAGATALAALLQKKTSLSARPLPAHTAVLVCGGNIDVTLLSRIIERGLVQDGRMIRLRIHLLDKPGALAELTALMAKYRANIVDTLYNRAYYGVNLGDTTIDITLETRGREQVEELLGALTTGGYKFSRVL, from the coding sequence ATGATTACCGAAGCCACCAGCATCAGCCTCGATGACGTCCTCGCAGCACGGGAGCGGCTGCGTGGCTCGATTTATTACTCCCCCTGCCCGCACTCGGTGATGCTCTCCGCTCAGACCGGCCAGGAGATCTACCTCAAGCTCGAAAACCTGCAGATGACGGGCAGCTTCAAGGAGCGCGGCGCGCTCAACCGCATCGCCATGCTCACGCCGGAGCAGGCCGGCCGCGGCGTCATCGCCGCCAGCGCCGGCAACCACGCCCAGGGCGTCGCCTACCACGCGACCAAGCGCGGCATCCGCGCTCTCATCGTCATGCCGCTCGCGACCCCGCTGGTCAAGGTCACGGCAACCCGCGGCTTCGGCGCCGAAGTCCTCCTCTACGGCGCAAATTACGACGAAGCCTGCGAAGAGGCCACCCGCCTAGCCGCCGAGCAGAACCTTACCTTCATCCACCCCTTCGACGACCCCGCCGTCATGGCCGGGCAAGGCACCATCGGCCTCGAACTCCTCGAACAGATCCCCGAACTCGAAGCCGTCGTCGTCCCCATCGGCGGCGGCGGCCTCATCGGCGGAATCGCCTGCGCCATCAAGCAGTCGAAGCCCTCGGTCCGCGTCATCGGCGTCCAGACCGCGCGCCTGCCCTCCATGCAGATCGCCATCGAACAGGGCCACCCGGTCACCATCGACCCTTCGACCACCATCGCCGACGGCATCGCCGTCCGCCGCGCAGGAGACGTGAACTTCCCCGTCGTCCAGCAGTATGTCGATGAGATCGTCACCGTCGATGAGGATGAGATCGCCTCCTCCATCCTCGTCCTGCTCGAACGCGAGAAGACCCTCGCCGAAGGCGCAGGCGCAACCGCCCTCGCCGCTCTCCTTCAGAAGAAGACATCGCTATCTGCTCGTCCGCTGCCTGCTCACACCGCCGTTCTGGTCTGCGGCGGCAACATCGACGTGACCCTGCTCTCCCGCATCATCGAGCGCGGTCTCGTGCAGGATGGCCGCATGATCCGCCTCCGCATCCATCTGCTCGACAAGCCCGGCGCTCTCGCAGAACTCACCGCCCTCATGGCCAAGTACCGCGCCAACATCGTCGACACCCTCTACAACCGCGCCTACTACGGTGTGAACCTCGGCGACACCACCATCGACATCACGCTCGAAACTCGCGGTCGCGAACAGGTCGAAGAGCTGCTTGGCGCTCTAACCACCGGCGGATATAAGTTCAGCCGCGTCCTGTAA
- a CDS encoding D-alanine--D-alanine ligase family protein has translation MAKKKLRIGILFGGRSGEHEVSLLSAASILKAIDRKKYEIVPLGITKQGQWVRDLEAQHLLTGSPAPSALEVPSEHDPEIAIAAAVIRSGEPLRIPAPKPHVAQVFQTIDLVASADTALAQSSSENNALGVDLIFPVLHGTFGEDGTIQGLLELADVAYVGSGVLGSSAGMDKDVMKRLFAAAGLPQTPHIALLRSEWKADAKRCTKLIEKALEYPVFVKPANLGSSVGISKVHDRSELAAAMDLAASFDRKLVIEQGVGGPGAKPRELEVAVLGNDAPEASVVGEIVPGAEFYDYNAKYHSDASVPIIPAELSKAEAKQIREMALAAFRACDCAGLARVDFLMEPKRKGQPARIFLNEINTMPGFTKISMYPKLWAASGLPYKKLIDRLIQLAVERQKEKAETSFSRE, from the coding sequence TTGGCAAAGAAAAAACTTCGCATCGGCATTCTCTTCGGTGGGCGCTCTGGCGAGCATGAGGTCTCGCTGCTCTCTGCTGCCTCGATTCTTAAAGCGATCGATCGCAAGAAGTACGAGATCGTTCCGCTTGGCATTACGAAGCAAGGGCAATGGGTGCGCGACCTCGAGGCGCAGCACTTGCTTACTGGTTCGCCTGCGCCTTCGGCTCTTGAAGTGCCGTCCGAACACGACCCTGAGATTGCCATTGCTGCGGCTGTGATTCGCAGTGGAGAGCCGCTGCGCATCCCTGCGCCGAAGCCGCATGTGGCGCAGGTTTTTCAGACAATCGACCTTGTCGCCAGTGCTGATACTGCTCTCGCGCAGTCATCGTCAGAGAACAATGCTCTTGGAGTCGACCTCATCTTTCCGGTGCTGCATGGAACGTTTGGTGAAGACGGCACGATTCAGGGGCTGCTTGAGCTTGCGGATGTAGCTTACGTTGGCTCTGGCGTGCTTGGTTCGTCGGCTGGAATGGACAAGGATGTGATGAAGCGGCTGTTCGCGGCTGCCGGACTGCCGCAGACGCCGCACATTGCATTGTTGCGCAGCGAGTGGAAGGCGGATGCGAAGCGTTGCACGAAGCTGATTGAGAAGGCGCTCGAGTATCCGGTGTTTGTGAAGCCGGCGAACCTGGGATCTTCGGTGGGAATCAGCAAGGTGCACGATCGCAGCGAGCTCGCGGCGGCGATGGACCTTGCCGCGAGCTTCGATCGCAAGCTGGTGATCGAGCAGGGTGTGGGTGGGCCGGGAGCGAAGCCTCGGGAGCTTGAGGTGGCCGTGCTGGGCAACGATGCGCCGGAGGCTTCGGTGGTGGGTGAGATCGTGCCGGGGGCGGAGTTTTACGACTACAACGCCAAGTACCATTCGGATGCTTCGGTGCCGATTATTCCGGCAGAGCTCTCGAAGGCGGAAGCGAAGCAGATTCGAGAGATGGCGCTCGCGGCGTTTCGCGCCTGCGATTGTGCGGGACTTGCGCGGGTGGACTTCCTGATGGAGCCGAAACGCAAGGGGCAGCCTGCGAGGATCTTCCTGAACGAGATCAACACCATGCCGGGGTTCACGAAGATCAGCATGTACCCGAAGCTGTGGGCGGCGTCGGGTTTGCCTTACAAGAAGCTGATCGATCGACTGATTCAACTTGCTGTTGAACGGCAAAAGGAAAAGGCGGAGACCAGCTTCAGCCGCGAATAG
- the asnS gene encoding asparagine--tRNA ligase has protein sequence MPESVTEKVTYPTIATLAAHEGETITLRGWLYNLRESGKLLFPIFRDGTGTIQGIVPKAAVALEVFDRIKGLTLESSVIVTGKVRADSRAPSGFELDVIDLEIVQQVSAETPFPISLKEHGVDFLMEHRHLWVRTPRQSAILRVRATIMRAAAEYFDTNGFTRTDPPILTPNACEGTSELFEMDYFDNDKAYLTQSGQLYIEATALALGKVYSFGPTFRAEKSKTRRHLTEFWMIEPEVAYIGLDELMELAENFIAHIVARVLEGHRADLKVIGRDVTKLETIQAPFPKISYDEAATMLAEAFKEGKIENEFVYGNDFGSPDETYISSQYDRPVMVHRYPAAFKAFYMQPDPLDPTKALCVDVLAPEGYGEIIGGSQRIDSYDLLKSRIEEHHLPLDAFQWYLDLRRYGSVPHAGFGMGIERAVAWICGLDHVRETIPFARTLNRIYP, from the coding sequence ATGCCAGAGTCTGTAACCGAAAAAGTAACTTATCCAACAATCGCCACGCTGGCCGCCCATGAAGGCGAGACGATCACCCTGCGCGGCTGGCTGTATAACCTTCGCGAGAGCGGCAAGCTGCTCTTCCCCATCTTTCGCGACGGCACGGGAACGATCCAGGGCATCGTGCCGAAGGCGGCGGTGGCGCTGGAGGTCTTTGATCGCATCAAGGGGCTCACGCTGGAGTCGAGCGTCATCGTTACGGGCAAGGTTCGCGCTGACAGCCGCGCTCCCAGCGGGTTTGAGCTTGATGTGATCGATCTTGAGATCGTGCAGCAGGTTTCGGCGGAGACGCCTTTTCCGATCTCGCTGAAGGAGCATGGCGTCGACTTTCTGATGGAGCACCGGCATCTGTGGGTGCGGACGCCACGGCAGTCGGCGATTCTTCGCGTCCGCGCGACCATCATGCGCGCTGCTGCGGAGTACTTCGATACGAACGGCTTCACGCGCACCGATCCGCCGATTCTGACGCCGAATGCTTGTGAAGGAACGAGCGAGCTGTTCGAGATGGACTACTTCGATAACGACAAGGCGTATCTGACGCAGTCGGGGCAGCTCTATATCGAGGCTACGGCGCTGGCGCTTGGCAAGGTGTACAGCTTCGGGCCGACGTTCCGCGCGGAGAAGTCCAAGACGCGGCGGCACCTGACGGAGTTCTGGATGATCGAGCCGGAGGTCGCTTATATCGGTCTCGATGAGTTGATGGAGTTGGCGGAGAACTTCATCGCGCACATCGTTGCTCGTGTGCTGGAAGGTCATCGGGCCGATCTGAAGGTGATTGGCCGCGATGTGACGAAGCTCGAGACGATCCAGGCTCCGTTTCCGAAGATCAGCTACGACGAGGCTGCGACGATGCTGGCAGAGGCCTTCAAGGAAGGCAAGATCGAGAACGAGTTTGTCTACGGCAATGACTTCGGGTCGCCTGATGAGACGTACATATCAAGCCAGTACGACCGACCAGTGATGGTGCATCGCTATCCTGCGGCGTTCAAGGCGTTCTACATGCAGCCCGACCCGCTCGATCCGACGAAGGCGCTTTGCGTGGATGTGCTTGCGCCGGAGGGATATGGCGAGATCATCGGCGGTAGCCAGCGCATCGATAGCTACGACCTGCTGAAGAGCCGGATTGAGGAACATCATCTGCCGCTCGATGCGTTCCAGTGGTATCTGGATCTGCGGCGGTACGGGTCGGTGCCTCATGCTGGGTTTGGGATGGGAATTGAGCGGGCGGTGGCGTGGATCTGCGGCTTGGATCATGTGCGCGAGACGATTCCGTTCGCGAGAACGCTGAACAGGATTTATCCCTAA